In Leptolyngbya sp. NIES-2104, the genomic window GGGTGTTTGAAAAGACAATCAAGGGGGTAAAAAAGCTCTCCGGTTATACGCTGTAGATACATAAAACACACAGCACCGAGAGAGCAACATGAGTAAATCATATCCGAGTAATTTGAGCCATGCTCAATATGAACTGTTGCGAGATTTGCTGCCCGAAGCAAAACCGGGCGGACGACCGCGAGAAGTGGATTTGTGGGAAGTCCTGAATGCGATCTTCTACATTCTGGTTGAAGGGGTGCGTTGGAGATCGTTGCCTGGAGACTTTCCGGCATGGCAAACCGTCTATACCTACTTTCGCAACTGGCGCAAAGATGGAACCTGGATCAACGTTCATGATTGTCTGTATCGTTGCAGTCGGATTGAACAGGGACGGATGCCCAGTCCATCGGAAGCCGTGTTGGATAGTCAGTCGGTGAAAAGCGCTGCGGGTGTCCATGAAGCCGTGGGCTTCGATGCCGGAAAGATCATTAAAGGACGCAAGCGATTTATCACCGTCGATACGCTGGGACTGGTTTTGCGCGTGTTTGTGACTGCTGCTAGCACCCCAGAACGCGAGGGCGGCAAAACGGCGCTGCAACGAGTCCGAAAACAAGGCAAAGCCGTATCTCGATTGCACACGATCTGGGTCGATGGCGGATTTGATGGCGCACCGTTCATGCAGTGGGTCATCAGTATCTGCTATTGGCTTGTCCAGGTCGTCTTACGTCCTGAGCAAACCAAAGGTTTCGTCTTGCTCAAAAAGCGCTGGGTGGTGGAGCGGACAAACGGTTGGATCATGCACTGTCGTCGCTT contains:
- a CDS encoding IS5 family transposase, whose protein sequence is MSKSYPSNLSHAQYELLRDLLPEAKPGGRPREVDLWEVLNAIFYILVEGVRWRSLPGDFPAWQTVYTYFRNWRKDGTWINVHDCLYRCSRIEQGRMPSPSEAVLDSQSVKSAAGVHEAVGFDAGKIIKGRKRFITVDTLGLVLRVFVTAASTPEREGGKTALQRVRKQGKAVSRLHTIWVDGGFDGAPFMQWVISICYWLVQVVLRPEQTKGFVLLKKRWVVERTNGWIMHCRRLVRDYELLPETSETFIYLAMIRIMVRRLA